The Longimicrobium sp. genome includes the window TGCGGCGAGGCAGGTGTGACGCACGACACTGGCTCCCTTCCCCCCGCGCGGTTTGCGGGGGAAGGGCTGGGGATGGGGGGCGGCCGAGGCATGCGCCGGCCCGTTTCGAAACGCCCCGACGTCGCCTCAGCCCAGGTCCAGCTCCATCTCCACCTCCGGCGAGTACAGCGTCGGCGCACGGAAGCGGAAGCCGGCCTTCTGGTACGAGCGCACGGCGGGGCGGTTGTGCGGCTCCACCGAAAGCCACAGGCGCCGCACATCCATCGTGCGGGCCACCTCGGCCGAAAAGCGGTTGACCTGCGTGCCCACCCCGCGGCCGCGCACCCCGTGGTCCAGAAAGATGGCGTACTCGCGTACGTCGTCGTCGCGGGTGGGCATCAGCATGGCGTGGCCGGCCAGCTGCCCCTCGCTTTCGACGACGAGGTGCGTGCCCGTGGGCAGGATGGCGTCCAGCCAGCGCGCCACGCGCGCCGGGCCCTCCGGCGGAAGGCCCTGCGCGGCTCGCTTGGGTTCGAAAGCCTCGTAGAACCGGTCCAGGGCGGGCCGGTCTTCGGGGGTGTAGGCGCGTACCGTGAACACGCGTCCGTCCCGGTCGTGAAAGGTGGCGGGGGAAAGCGCCGGAACCGGGTCCGGCGCGGAGGGATGCAGC containing:
- a CDS encoding GNAT family N-acetyltransferase, with the translated sequence MDVSPLHPSAPDPVPALSPATFHDRDGRVFTVRAYTPEDRPALDRFYEAFEPKRAAQGLPPEGPARVARWLDAILPTGTHLVVESEGQLAGHAMLMPTRDDDVREYAIFLDHGVRGRGVGTQVNRFSAEVARTMDVRRLWLSVEPHNRPAVRSYQKAGFRFRAPTLYSPEVEMELDLG